One window from the genome of Magnolia sinica isolate HGM2019 chromosome 4, MsV1, whole genome shotgun sequence encodes:
- the LOC131242656 gene encoding uncharacterized protein LOC131242656 isoform X1 codes for MTSLTTAAVQNENSRIHTGKGAVGAKADVPKSEQKGQKVRKALADISKVGNASLPSAAKVCSVKGKSAVCGNGKPESIPQSYGLTEEEIKRCNEWAKEGREHVHFSGNDAHAIEKDIAEERVKKKVDKVMSALREWTQISYGFERPTKDVGKESEEFTKLEPEPEVLPLMNTSLSSSVSDVHHHEFWISMLALRMTCIWWSRDYSFHLQDPGNADPRDNHSVKSRIEIYLDEGKCSKLNDGLL; via the exons ATGACCTCTTTGACAACTGCTGCAGTTCAGAATGAAAATTCACGCATCCATACAG GAAAAGGTGCCGTTGGGGCAAAGGCAGATGTGCCCAAATCTGAGCAGAAAGGTCAGAAGGTCCGAAAGGCATTAGCAGACATTTCAAAGGTTGGAAATGCTTCACTACCCAGTGCAGCAAAGGTATGTTCTGTAAAGGGGAAATCTGCAGTATGCGGCAATGGGAAACCCGAGAGCATCCCACAAAGCTACGGATTGACTGAAGAGGAAATAAAGAGATGCAATGAATGGGCGAAGGAAGGGAGAGAGCATGTGCATTTTTCAGGAAACGATGCCCATGCCATTGAGAAAGATATTGCAGAGGAAC gtgtgaagaagaaagttgataaagtaatGTCTGCATTGAGGGAATGGACTCAAATTTCCTATGGTTTTGAAAGGCCAACGAAG GATGTTGGAAAAGAATCTGAGGAATTTACAAAGCTGGAGCCAGAACCAGAAGTCCTTCCTCTCATGAACACTTCACTCTCAAGTTCAG TTTCTGATGTGCACCACCACGAGTTTTGGATTTCCATGCTGGCATTAAGGATGACATGTATCTGGTGGAGTAGGGATTACAGCTTTCATTTGCAGGACCCAGGAAATGCAGATCCACGGGACAATCATTCCGTGAAGTCCAGAATTGAAATTTATCTTGATGAAGGAAAATGTAGTAAACTCAATGATGGTCTTCTTTAA
- the LOC131242656 gene encoding uncharacterized protein LOC131242656 isoform X4: MTSLTTAAVQNENSRIHTGKGAVGAKADVPKSEQKGQKVRKALADISKVGNASLPSAAKVCSVKGKSAVCGNGKPESIPQSYGLTEEEIKRCNEWAKEGREHVHFSGNDAHAIEKDIAEERVKKKVDKVMSALREWTQISYGFERPTKDVGKESEEFTKLEPEPEVLPLMNTSLSSSVARFSWCCFSF; this comes from the exons ATGACCTCTTTGACAACTGCTGCAGTTCAGAATGAAAATTCACGCATCCATACAG GAAAAGGTGCCGTTGGGGCAAAGGCAGATGTGCCCAAATCTGAGCAGAAAGGTCAGAAGGTCCGAAAGGCATTAGCAGACATTTCAAAGGTTGGAAATGCTTCACTACCCAGTGCAGCAAAGGTATGTTCTGTAAAGGGGAAATCTGCAGTATGCGGCAATGGGAAACCCGAGAGCATCCCACAAAGCTACGGATTGACTGAAGAGGAAATAAAGAGATGCAATGAATGGGCGAAGGAAGGGAGAGAGCATGTGCATTTTTCAGGAAACGATGCCCATGCCATTGAGAAAGATATTGCAGAGGAAC gtgtgaagaagaaagttgataaagtaatGTCTGCATTGAGGGAATGGACTCAAATTTCCTATGGTTTTGAAAGGCCAACGAAG GATGTTGGAAAAGAATCTGAGGAATTTACAAAGCTGGAGCCAGAACCAGAAGTCCTTCCTCTCATGAACACTTCACTCTCAAGTTCAG TGGCAAGGTTTTCTTGGTGTTGTTTCAGTTTCTGA
- the LOC131242655 gene encoding 26S proteasome non-ATPase regulatory subunit 7 homolog A, whose translation MDVIKTQQISSRPIEKVIVHPLVLLSIVDNYNRVARDTRKRVIGVLLGSSFKGTVDVTNSYAVPFEEDDKDPSIWFLDHNYHESMFAMFKRINAKEHVVGWYSTGPKLRENDLDVHGLFHDYVPNPVLVIIDVQPKELGIPTKAYYAVEEVKENATQKSQKVFVHVPSEIAAHEVEEIGVEHLLRDVKDTTISTLATEVTGKLAALKGLDARLREIRGYLDLVVDGKLPLNHEILYHLQDVFNLLPNLNVAELIKAFAVKTNDMMLVIYLSSLIRSVIALHNLINNKMLNKEHEKAEDAKPTTIPSAAGS comes from the exons ATGGACGTCATCAAGACGCAGCAGATCTCATCGAGGCCCATCGAGAAGGTTATCGTGCACCCCCTGGTGCTGCTTAGCATCGTCGACAACTACAACCGAGTTGCGAGGGATACTCGGAAGCGAGTCATCGGCGTCCTCCTCGGCAGCTCCTTCAAAGGGACCGTCGACGTCACCAACAGCTACGCCG ttccttttgaagaagatgacAAAGATCCTAGTATCTGGTTTCTTGACCACAACTACCATGAATCAATGTTTGCCATGTTCAAGAGAATAAATG cCAAGGAACATGTCGTGGGTTGGTACAGCACAGGCCCAAAGCTGCGGGAGAATGACCTAGATGTTCATGGGTTATTTCATGA TTATGTTCCTAATCCTGTCCTTGTCATTATTGATGTCCAACCTAAAGAGCTGGGAATACCTACCAAAGCCTACTATGCTGTTGAGGAGGTCAAAGAG AATGCTACTCAGAAAAGCCAGAAGGTGTTCGTGCATGTACCTTCAGAAATCGCTGCTCATGAAGTCGAGGAAATTG GAGTGGAACACTTGCTGAGAGATGTGAAGGACACAACAATTAGCACACTCGCCACAGAG GTCACTGGGAAGTTGGCAGCCTTGAAGGGGCTTGATGCACGTCTAAGAGAGATACGTGGTTATCTAGATCTTGTAGTTGATGGGAAGCTCCCATTAAATCATGAGATTCTTTACCATTTGCAG GATGTATTCAATCTACTTCCGAATCTCAATGTGGCTGAACTTATCAAGGCTTTTGCTG TGAAAACAAACGATATGATGCTGGTCATCTACCTTTCTTCCCTTATTCGGAGTGTAATTGCACTACACAACCTTATAAACAACAAG ATGCTGAACAAAGAACATGAGAAGGCTGAAGATGCAAAGCCGACGACTATTCCATCTGCAGCTGGAAGTTAG
- the LOC131242656 gene encoding uncharacterized protein LOC131242656 isoform X2 yields MTSLTTAAVQNENSRIHTGKGAVGAKADVPKSEQKGQKVRKALADISKVGNASLPSAAKVCSVKGKSAVCGNGKPESIPQSYGLTEEEIKRCNEWAKEGREHVHFSGNDAHAIEKDIAEERVKKKVDKVMSALREWTQISYGFERPTKDVGKESEEFTKLEPEPEVLPLMNTSLSSSVSDVHHHEFWISMLALRMTCIWWSRDYSFHLQDPGNADPRDNHSVKSRIEIYLDEGK; encoded by the exons ATGACCTCTTTGACAACTGCTGCAGTTCAGAATGAAAATTCACGCATCCATACAG GAAAAGGTGCCGTTGGGGCAAAGGCAGATGTGCCCAAATCTGAGCAGAAAGGTCAGAAGGTCCGAAAGGCATTAGCAGACATTTCAAAGGTTGGAAATGCTTCACTACCCAGTGCAGCAAAGGTATGTTCTGTAAAGGGGAAATCTGCAGTATGCGGCAATGGGAAACCCGAGAGCATCCCACAAAGCTACGGATTGACTGAAGAGGAAATAAAGAGATGCAATGAATGGGCGAAGGAAGGGAGAGAGCATGTGCATTTTTCAGGAAACGATGCCCATGCCATTGAGAAAGATATTGCAGAGGAAC gtgtgaagaagaaagttgataaagtaatGTCTGCATTGAGGGAATGGACTCAAATTTCCTATGGTTTTGAAAGGCCAACGAAG GATGTTGGAAAAGAATCTGAGGAATTTACAAAGCTGGAGCCAGAACCAGAAGTCCTTCCTCTCATGAACACTTCACTCTCAAGTTCAG TTTCTGATGTGCACCACCACGAGTTTTGGATTTCCATGCTGGCATTAAGGATGACATGTATCTGGTGGAGTAGGGATTACAGCTTTCATTTGCAGGACCCAGGAAATGCAGATCCACGGGACAATCATTCCGTGAAGTCCAGAATTGAAATTTATCTTGATGAAGGAAAAT GA
- the LOC131242656 gene encoding uncharacterized protein LOC131242656 isoform X3 yields the protein MTSLTTAAVQNENSRIHTGKGAVGAKADVPKSEQKGQKVRKALADISKVGNASLPSAAKVCSVKGKSAVCGNGKPESIPQSYGLTEEEIKRCNEWAKEGREHVHFSGNDAHAIEKDIAEERVKKKVDKVMSALREWTQISYGFERPTKDVGKESEEFTKLEPEPEVLPLMNTSLSSSGGTPNGLTRMSLMSYRGDMLAHDLDFI from the exons ATGACCTCTTTGACAACTGCTGCAGTTCAGAATGAAAATTCACGCATCCATACAG GAAAAGGTGCCGTTGGGGCAAAGGCAGATGTGCCCAAATCTGAGCAGAAAGGTCAGAAGGTCCGAAAGGCATTAGCAGACATTTCAAAGGTTGGAAATGCTTCACTACCCAGTGCAGCAAAGGTATGTTCTGTAAAGGGGAAATCTGCAGTATGCGGCAATGGGAAACCCGAGAGCATCCCACAAAGCTACGGATTGACTGAAGAGGAAATAAAGAGATGCAATGAATGGGCGAAGGAAGGGAGAGAGCATGTGCATTTTTCAGGAAACGATGCCCATGCCATTGAGAAAGATATTGCAGAGGAAC gtgtgaagaagaaagttgataaagtaatGTCTGCATTGAGGGAATGGACTCAAATTTCCTATGGTTTTGAAAGGCCAACGAAG GATGTTGGAAAAGAATCTGAGGAATTTACAAAGCTGGAGCCAGAACCAGAAGTCCTTCCTCTCATGAACACTTCACTCTCAAGTTCAG GTGGCACCCCCAATGGGTTGACTCGCATGTCTCTAATGTCCTACAGAGGTGACATGTTAGCACATGATCTGGATTTCATATGA
- the LOC131244391 gene encoding josephin-like protein: MSRKTSKRVSFSPDITEKPKLSLKPDTGTRAAGNRKRVAAKFSFRLPRSTGSSPAKFLRRLGTSVVRTVRFFSVRRVSPKACPSSRSRPSVSPHDSHRSEDIEDCIEFINSSCSLERSNSVSASSW, encoded by the coding sequence TCAGCCCCGATATCACCGAAAAGCCGAAACTCTCGCTCAAACCCGACACCGGTACGAGAGCTGCCGGAAACCGGAAAAGGGTCGCTGCGAAATTCAGTTTCCGGCTGCCCAGGAGCACAGGATCCTCGCCTGCGAAGTTTCTCCGGCGACTCGGCACGAGTGTTGTAAGAACCGTTCGTTTCTTCTCGGTGCGGAGGGTGTCGCCCAAGGCTTGCCCCAGCTCGAGATCTCGGCCGTCCGTTTCTCCGCATGATTCGCATCGGTCGGAGGACATTGAAGACTGCATCGAGTTCATTAACTCCTCGTGTTCGCTAGAGCGGTCGAATTCAGTTTCGGCGAGTTCATGGTAG